Proteins encoded together in one Orcinus orca chromosome 13, mOrcOrc1.1, whole genome shotgun sequence window:
- the SIX2 gene encoding homeobox protein SIX2 isoform X1: MSMLPTFGFTQEQVACVCEVLQQGGNIERLGRFLWSLPACEHLHKNESVLKAKAVVAFHRGNFRELYKILESHQFSPHNHAKLQQLWLKAHYIEAEKLRGRPLGAVGKYRVRRKFPLPRSIWDGEETSYCFKEKSRSVLREWYAHNPYPSPREKRELAEATGLTTTQVSNWFKNRRQRDRAAEAKERYEENSENSNSNSHNPLAASLNGSGKSVLGSSEDEKTPSGTPDHSSSSPALLLSPPPPPGLPSLHSLGHPPGPSAVPVPVPGGGGSDPLQHHHGLQDSILNPMSANLVDLGS; the protein is encoded by the exons ATGTCTATGCTACCCACCTTCGGCTTCACGCAGGAGCAAGTGGCGTGCGTGTGCGAGGTGCTGCAACAGGGCGGCAACATCGAGCGACTGGGCCGCTTCCTGTGGTCTCTGCCCGCCTGCGAGCACCTCCACAAGAATGAAAGCGTGCTCAAGGCCAAGGCGGTGGTGGCCTTCCACCGCGGCAACTTCCGCGAGCTCTACAAGATCCTGGAGAGCCATCAGTTCTCGCCGCACAACCACGCCAAGctgcagcagctgtggctcaaggCGCACTATATCGAGGCGGAGAAGCTGCGCGGCCGGCCCCTGGGCGCTGTGGGCAAGTACCGAGTGCGCCGCAAGTTTCCCCTGCCGCGCTCCATCTGGGACGGCGAGGAGACCAGCTACTGCTTCAAGGAAAAGAGTCGAAGCGTGCTGCGCGAGTGGTACGCTCACAACCCCTACCCCTCACCCCGCGAGAAGCGCGAGCTGGCGGAAGCCACGGGCCTCACCACCACGCAGGTCAGCAACTGGTTCAAGAACCGGCGGCAGCGCGACCGGGCGGCCGAGGCCAAGGAAAGGTACGA GGAGAACAGCGAGAACTCCAACTCCAACAGCCACAATCCGCTGGCTGCGTCGCTGAACGGCAGTGGCAAGTCTGTGCTAGGCAGCTCGGAGGACGAGAAGACGCCGTCGGGGACGCCAGACCACTCGTCGTCCAGCCCCGCGCTGCTGCTCAGCCCGCCGCCGCCACCCGGGCTGCCGTCCCTGCACAGCCTGGGCCACCCTCCGGGCCCCAGCGCCGTGCCCGTGCCTGTGCCGGGGGGAGGCGGCTCGGACCCACTGCAGCATCACCACGGCCTGCAGGACTCCATCCTCAACCCCATGTCGGCCAACCTCGTGGACCTGGGCTCCTAG
- the SIX2 gene encoding homeobox protein SIX2 isoform X2, protein MSMLPTFGFTQEQVACVCEVLQQGGNIERLGRFLWSLPACEHLHKNESVLKAKAVVAFHRGNFRELYKILESHQFSPHNHAKLQQLWLKAHYIEAEKLRGRPLGAVGKYRVRRKFPLPRSIWDGEETSYCFKEKSRSVLREWYAHNPYPSPREKRELAEATGLTTTQVSNWFKNRRQRDRAAEAKERENSENSNSNSHNPLAASLNGSGKSVLGSSEDEKTPSGTPDHSSSSPALLLSPPPPPGLPSLHSLGHPPGPSAVPVPVPGGGGSDPLQHHHGLQDSILNPMSANLVDLGS, encoded by the exons ATGTCTATGCTACCCACCTTCGGCTTCACGCAGGAGCAAGTGGCGTGCGTGTGCGAGGTGCTGCAACAGGGCGGCAACATCGAGCGACTGGGCCGCTTCCTGTGGTCTCTGCCCGCCTGCGAGCACCTCCACAAGAATGAAAGCGTGCTCAAGGCCAAGGCGGTGGTGGCCTTCCACCGCGGCAACTTCCGCGAGCTCTACAAGATCCTGGAGAGCCATCAGTTCTCGCCGCACAACCACGCCAAGctgcagcagctgtggctcaaggCGCACTATATCGAGGCGGAGAAGCTGCGCGGCCGGCCCCTGGGCGCTGTGGGCAAGTACCGAGTGCGCCGCAAGTTTCCCCTGCCGCGCTCCATCTGGGACGGCGAGGAGACCAGCTACTGCTTCAAGGAAAAGAGTCGAAGCGTGCTGCGCGAGTGGTACGCTCACAACCCCTACCCCTCACCCCGCGAGAAGCGCGAGCTGGCGGAAGCCACGGGCCTCACCACCACGCAGGTCAGCAACTGGTTCAAGAACCGGCGGCAGCGCGACCGGGCGGCCGAGGCCAAGGAAAG GGAGAACAGCGAGAACTCCAACTCCAACAGCCACAATCCGCTGGCTGCGTCGCTGAACGGCAGTGGCAAGTCTGTGCTAGGCAGCTCGGAGGACGAGAAGACGCCGTCGGGGACGCCAGACCACTCGTCGTCCAGCCCCGCGCTGCTGCTCAGCCCGCCGCCGCCACCCGGGCTGCCGTCCCTGCACAGCCTGGGCCACCCTCCGGGCCCCAGCGCCGTGCCCGTGCCTGTGCCGGGGGGAGGCGGCTCGGACCCACTGCAGCATCACCACGGCCTGCAGGACTCCATCCTCAACCCCATGTCGGCCAACCTCGTGGACCTGGGCTCCTAG